The Flammeovirga yaeyamensis genome segment CATGTAAATCATGCCTAATTTTTCTATTTCGACTTAACCCATGAAAAAACACATCATTTATATTGTAGAGGATAATCCTACAGAAAGTATGTTACTGAAAATTGCATTGCAACAAATGAATCACCTCACTGTGGAGTATTTTTCAGAAGGACAAGCCTTGCTCAATCGCTTCAAAGAACAACCTGCAGATATTGTGGTATCTGATTTAATAATGCCTTCAATGAGTGGTCAGGAGGTACTGAAAAAGGTGAGAAAGCTAAAAAAATCGACCCTCATGATTGTGTTATCCTCTCAAGAACACATAGAGGTAGTGGCCCAATTGCAAGCGTTGGGTATCTTTAATTATATCGTAAAGGGAGATCATTGCCTTCATTATCTCAAAAGAACCTTAGAAGTGGCGTGCTTTCTTTTAGAAAAAGAATTTAGATTCTAAGTTTATTGCCACTCAAGTGTATTTAGCATGTGCATCATGTCTTCTTTCACATAATCGATCACAGGTGCCAAAGAATCGTTTTGAGTAGATGATGGAAAATACAATGCAGCTCTAAAAAAGTGTTCTGTAGAATCTGTGACAAAAAACTGAAACTGACTAGGTACATCACCTTCTATCTCGTACAATACAGCGGTATATCCTTTATTGGTTCTTGTGGTATATTCATCGATAGCGGTTGCTCTTACATTGTGTTTAAACGTAAGTACATTCGATGTATTGGTATACCCCACCAAAGAATCGTAATTGGCTAACTTTTTATACGAAATATCCACTGTAGCTTTGAATTCTGGATATTGTACTTCTATCCAATAAGGTTCCGACATGAAGGATTCATCAGGAACAATTTCTGCATTTTTTGCCACCTCGAAAGTATAGGGATATCCTTTAAAAGCTTTATCCTTAAATGCATCTTTCTGATAACTATGATCAGGCATTTCTAAACGGTGGTATCCTCTTGGTTTCGGAAGATATGCGGTTGAATCGGAAGATCCGCAACTAAAAAAGAGGGAAATGAAAAGTATTGGAAGTATGTATGTTAATTGTCTCATGAAGTAGTGTTTTCATCTTCGAACTCGGCTTGCAAACGTCTTACATGTTCTTCGTCGTTAAACTTGACATGTACAGTCTTGATACGTTTTTTATCCACAGCTCTAATCGTAAAGGTGATGTCTTTATAATTAATTTTCTTACCTGTTGAAGGCATTTCCTGAAGTAATTCAAGAATTAAGCCACCAATAGAATCACTTTCTCCTTTTACTTTATCAAAATAATCTGGAGGAAGCATGGCCAAGCGTTCAAAATCAATAAGTGATGTTTTACCATCTAGATTAAAACTCGCATCGGTACTGATATAGTCCTGAACCAAATCGCCATCGAATTCATCGTTAATATCACCAACGATTTCTTCAATAATATCTTCTAAAGTCACCAAGCCGGTAGTACCGCCATATTCATCAACAATAATGGCCATGTGTACTCTTCGTTCTTGGAAATCTCTGAGTAGTTCGTCAATTTTTTTAGATTCCGGAACGTAATAAATGTCTTTACGGACAATACGTTTCCATTCAAAATGTTCATTCTTGTCTAAGTAAGGAAGTAAATCCTTGATGTATAAAATACCCACTAAAGAGTCGATGGTATCGCTATATACCGGAAGACGTGAAAAGGAATTTTTGTTGATATGATCCATCAATTCATGAAAGTCGATATCTATATCGATGGCATTCATGTCTGTTCTGGAAATCATGATTTGTTTTACCGTCTTTGATCCAAAACGAACAATTCCTTTTAGCATTTCGCTGGCTTTATCATCTACTTGATCCGTAGCCAAAGAAACTGCTTGATCGAATTCGTTAACCGATACCTCCAGGTTGTAATTTCTTTTTGCTAAAGCTCTTTCCATTGTATTTCCCATGCTTGTCAGTAAAAGAGCAAAAGGATTAAATATTTTGATAGAAATCTGCCAGAAAGAAACCATGCTTTTTGCAAAGCTTATAGAGTTCTTGGTCGCATAAATTTTAGGAACAATTTCACCTATAAATACGACTAAAGCGGTAACGATAAAAGTGAGGGATATAAAAACTTCGGCACCATCGCGTGCAACATCTATGGCATCTGCAACGGTCCACGCAATAAATGTCGAGATCATAACAATAGCGACATTCACGAAGTTATTGCATATTAGTATAGTGGCTAATAAAATCTGAGGGACTTGCAATAGTTTGAATACTTTTTGTCCCACAGGGTCTTCACCCTCTCTACATTCCTTAATTTGCTCAGGGGTGAGGGAGAAAAAGGCTACTTCCGATCCAGAAATTAAGCCTGATAAAATAAGTAAAAGCACCACTACCAAAGCGGCTCCCCAAGGAATGTCCTGAAGGATTAACGATAGTAGTGGCATTACCGGGTGTGATAGATCACCTTCCATGTAAATTCTTTAAATTAAAATTTTAGAACGGAGGGTCGTCATTACTCACTTCAGATGCACCTACAGCTTGAGGTGTTTCCGAAACTGTTGCACCTTGTGGAGGAGCTGCCTCGTAAGGAGCACCTTGACCATCCTGTCTGCTATCTAACATTACCATATCTCTAGCTGTAATGTCAGTAGAATATCTTGTGACACCGTCTTTTTCGTAGCTACGTGTAGTTAGTCTACCCTCGATGTACACTTTACTTCCTTTTTTAAGATATTGTTCAGCAACACCTGCTAAACCATTCCATAGATTTACTCTATGCCATTCCGTTTGCGTCTGACGGTTACCGTCGCGATCTGTGTAGTTTTCAGATGTAGCAATAGATAGGGTAGCAACTTTGTTACCGCCTTCCAGGTTTCTTACTTCTGGGTCTGCGCCCAAGTTACCTACTAAGATGACTTTATTAACTCCAGCCATTGTTTTGTTTTGGTTGTTAATTAATTAGATATGAATCATTAAGTATCTAAAATGATCGAAAAGATTTTCTTCTCTGATTCTAAATTACTTAATAAATATTTTTTCTCAAATAATTCTCTAAAATGATTGGCTTTCCGACTGATTGAATTTCATCGATATCCATCCAACTATAGTGGTGCTGTTCAGATTGAGTCTCCAAAAGAGCTTGCAATTTTACATGAAAAAATTCAATAAATAATCTTCTATGTGATAACAAATGCTTAATCGGTTCGCTCGAGAAAAAAATATCGTTAGTATTTAGATCTAAACCTGTATTTTCAATAATAATGCCGTTCGATAATTTTTGATCTTTTTCTGATGATATGACCTGTGGGAAGTCAAAAAGACCTGCCCAAATGTCACCTTCTTGTCGTTTCTTCATCAAATACTTTCCATTCTGCTCAATCAAAAAGTATTTGATATACTGATTAGTGACCTTTGTTTTTTTCAATTTCACTGGTCTTTGATCAATATTTTGATGTAAACGACTTTCGCAAGATTGTACAAAAGGACATGTTTCGCAGTTCGGCTTCTTTGGCGTGCAATGCATCGCCCCAAACTCCATCAATGCCTGATTAAAAATATCGGGTTTATCCTCCGAAATCAATTGATTCGCTACTTCTGTAAAGACTTTCTGACCTTTACCTGAAGCAATATCCTCATCAATATCAAAAACTCGGGATAACACTCGGTAAACATTTCCATCGACCGTAGCTACCTTTTCTCTAAAGGCAAATGAAGCTATCGCGGCAGCAGTATAATTGCCGACACCTTTCAGTGTCAGTAAATCTTTATAATTATCTGGAAACTTACCATTCCATTCATCCATCACTTGGTTGGCAGCGACGTGCATATTTCTCCCTCGGGAATAATAGCCGAGTCCTTGCCATAAATGAAGAATCTTATCGATATCCGCTTCAGCGAAGTCTTTCACCGTAGGGAAATTTGCTACAAATTTTTCGTAATAAGGTAAGCCTTGTTGTACTCTTGTCTGTTGAAGGATGATCTCCGACAACCAAATTTTATAGGGATCTTGGGTATGACGCCAAGGTAAATCTCTTTTATTGCTTTCGTACCAATTGATTAAGCTGGAGGCAAAATCCATTTTATAGGTTTAATTTAAGGTGGAATTCTGATTCTATTCTGTAACTCTTTTCTCCTCCGAACTGTTCATGTTTTTCAACATTTTTCGGAAAGCAATTCTTAAAAGTCGTTGCATCGGAAGGGCAATAATAGCAGAAACAACAATCCAAACGGCTGCTCCTTGCAACATCAAAATGCCCATTTCTTTAATACCGTGTATAATTCCAATATCCAAAGCCTCTTGAATTTTCTCCAATGTAACGCCTTTTGCACTATTGCCAAAAAGTGAAGTTCCTGCCTTGATATAAGGAATAATCATAAACACCTGAATAGGCGATACCGCATAATTGGCAATCTGAATGGCAAACTGATTTAAGCGGAAAATGGATGCCGCCAAAATGCAGAGCCAAGTACAAATCCCCAACATAGGAGAAGAACCAATTAAAAGTCCCACCGTTACACTCCAAGCCAATAAATGAGGCGTCATTCCTTGTCGGAGTAACGTACGTAAAGGAATAAGTATGCGATGAGTGATGTGGTGCTTTATAGAAAGCCTAATTCTTTTTAGAAAGTGATCCATGTTTGGATTTGTTGGAAGAATCTGATAATTGAATTTGGTTCAAGCAAAATTGAAAATGCGATACCCCAAATTGCCCCAAATAAATGAGCAGAGTGATTGATATAGGTGTTGGGGTTGTTCGATTGATAATAAGAGTAGATCAAAAAGGCTGCTCCTAGAATAAATGATGGAAGGCACAAAACAAAGTACAAGCAAATATCTTGAACTGGAGCAAAGATGATCATAAAGAAAACCACAGAAGAAACAGCTCCGGAAGCACCTAATGATCTATAATTGATATCTCCTTTATGCTTTATATAAGATGGAATATCGGCAATGATAGCACCTCCAAAGTAAAGTGCCAAAAAGGCCAATTCACCGTACAGAACATTTCCAGTAAGAATCATACATATACGTTCAACACTTTCGCCAAAGAAATAGAGCGTTAGCATATTGAACAATAAGTGCATCCAGCTTGAATGAACAAATGCTGAAGAGATAAAACGGTACCACTGATTTTTTGATGCCACCAAATAAGGATCCATCAAAAGTTTGTAGCGGACACTATCATTCTGAAAAGCGTAGTAACTAATACCTACATTCAGGACAATTAATATTAAAGTGATTGACATGTATGATGTTTGTTGAATGTTCTATTTGAATATGCTGCAAGATAATAATCAATTGATAATATCGGATGAAGTTTAAGTTTTTATAAAGGTAGATGGTTTTGGGGAGTGAATATGTACTTTGAATAATTGTTGTGAGATGATTGCAAAATTTGCTTTAAATTGTAGTGAAGAATTTAAAAGATGGAATAACAGAATAACGACTATTTTTTTGATATTATGGAAAAACTAAAAATGAATAGGCTAAGGAAAGGAATTTCAATTTATAATATATTCGGTGGTGTGCTGTTTATTATTTTATTCGCTATTAGTTGTTTGCAATCTGATGGGAGTTGGAATTTGAAAAATAAAATTATTTTTTCTTATTCAGTTATATACTATTTAGCATTAATAATATTCGGTTTTTTATTCTTGAAAAATAGAAGTAATTATAAAATCTTATTCATTTTAAATTTATGTCAATTATTAGTTCTATCATCTTATGAACTAAAATATGCATCAACTAATGGTTTCGCATTTGTCATATATTTATCAGATACTTTTGATCTAAATTTCTATTTTAACTTATTCCCTGAATTTCATGTTATTCAAAACAATATTAAAAATGGAAGTTTTATAGGGATAAATATGACATGTCTTATAACACTTTATTGTCTACTATTATTTAGAAAGAGGTAATGTTGATTAACTTATTAGTCTGAATTAATAAACAATACACAAAATACATCCACAGCTTATGTTTATCGAAAAAATATATGAATTACCTCTAGAGCATAATTTAGGATACTTTTTAGTAGGTATCATTGAACCTGAGGTTATCGGGTTAAAGGGTGGTTTTATACATTATTCTCATTTAATGAATGTTTATGATACTTATAGTTCTACACCTTTTGAAAAAAACGCAAATGAGGATAAAAAATTAAAAGAATTAATGCCTCCATTTGTGATTTCCCGAAAACCTAAATCAAGAGGTAGAAACAAATGGAGAGAAATAGGGAAAAAAGAAATCTCTTTGGATAATTATAGGTTACCAGAATTTTACCAATCTAAAGAAATATTTTATCCTGATGTTAAAAGTCAAGAATGGTGGATGAAAGTTTCACGTGTTTTTATAAATGATAGCTCTAATTCCGATTATGAAAAAATAAAACATTTGGCCCCATGGGTTTATATCAATTTCCCTGGTCTTAGCACCGTTGTGACAATGTATTATTTGCAAAAAAATGGTGTTGATATTTTAGATTATTACGGAGATGGTATCTTAAATGATCCTCTCAATCATGATTTTAATGTAAGAATATATAATTGGGTAAAAAACTTGCCAGATTATTCAAAAGTTCCAGAAGAAATAAGATGGATAGAAAATGTGGATAACATCAAATATTAAGTATAATTCCTAACTCCTATCTCCTAATTCCTACCTATTAAAAAATATTACCACGACATAACCCTTTAAAATGAATCAAAAAAGCTTGTTCGTCGTTTTTATAATCGGTTTAGGTAGTAGAATTCAATAAGTTATACTATCTTTGCCGATCGAATCGGGAACGTGTTTCCCATATGTTTAACTGTGTAACAAAGGACTGCGTTCCTTTCCAACACACAAATGCTAAATTAAAATGGCAGTAAAAATTCGTTTGGCTCGTCGTGGCCGTAAGAGAAAGCCTATTTACAATGTAGTAGTAGCAGACTCAAGATCTCCTCGTGATGGTCGTTTTATTGAGAAGTTAGGTACTTTCAACCCTAACACTGAACCTGCAACTATCAACATTGACGCTGTAGCTGCAGCAGAATGGTTATTGAAAGGTGCTCAGCCTACTGACACTGCTCGTACTGTTCTTTCAAAAGCAGGTGCAATGTACAAGAAACACCTTCAAGTAGGTGTGAACAAAGGCGCTAAAACTCAAGAGGAAGCTGATAAACTTTTTGATGCATGGATGTCAGAGAGATCTTCTGCTTACGCTGCTGAGTTAGAAGCAAAGAAAGCTGCTGCTGAAGCTGCTGTTAAAGCAGAATTAGAAGCAGGTGTTGCTGCTCGTAAAGCTGCTGAAGAAGCTGAGAAAAAAGCTGAGGCTGAAGCTCTTGCTGCTGCCGCTGCTGCTCAAGCTGAAAAAGAAGCTGCTGAGGCTGCTGAAGCTTCAACTGAGGAATCAGGTGAAGAAGCTGCTGCTGAAGGCGAAGCTACTGAAGAAGAGTCTGCTGAGTAATTCCAGCACAAATCTTAAGTCGAAGGTAAATGCCCTCGTATTTACCCCGTAAACTAGGTTTACGTAATCTCCAAATCGAAAATATTTGCCCTACGCCTCCCAAGCGTAGGGCTTCTTTATGCCCAATTGTTTCTTGTAATATGGTTCGTGGGACGTTGCACTGCAACGTCGGTACATAGTAAAGCACAATCTTCTTTATTTATATCGTTGGGAATTATCAATTTTATCACATAACTTGAATGGGTAAATAATTACTTATTTAATGCCAACAATAACTAACAAGACTAATTCTACCTCTTACAAAGCCATCTTGATTCATCCTCAATTACCAACAGGAAGACAACAAGGAGACGTACGTTTTGGATCTCAGAAAGTGGATATCCAAGCAGGCGATTTCTATTATGCTATTCCTTTTGCTGAGTTAGAAATTGAAGCAGGTGGAGCCTCAGGCCAGTTTATCTTTTTCAAATCGAGAAAAGAGAAAGATATTTCCTTCTATACAAAGGACAAATCTATTCTTAAAGACGACTTCTTGATAAGTGATCCACGTTTTCGGGAACATATCAAGAAGACGAAGTTTGCACTGACTAATCTTTATAGGGGAGCAGCCTTGTTCCTTAGTATTTGTCTGATCATCATCACAAGTTTTTATCTATTTAAAGATAGTATCGTTAAAATGGCCGCTCGAAATGTCCCCATCTCCTGGGAAGAACAAATGGGAGATGAGCTTTTCGAATCCATCAAAAAGGAATATACATTTATCGAAAACGATTCTTTGATTGGGGTGTTGGGGAATGAACTTCAACCTTTAATAAATCAAGTAGAAGCAGAAGGATTCAATATCGAATTGTACTTAGTGGAAGATGCTTCTATAAATGCTTTTGCATTACCTGGAGGAAAGGTGATGATCAATTCAGGCTTGATAAAGAATGCCTCTTCTTGGGATGAAGTGGCAGGAGTGATGGCACATGAAATCTCTCATGTATCCTTAAGGCACCATGTTCGAGGAGCAATTGATAAAATTGGCTTTTTTAGTATCGTTTACTTGTTCTTAGGTGATGGTTCTGCTGTAATGGCCACCTTAGCCAATACTATGTTCGAATTACAGACTACGGCTTACTCAAGAACTTTAGAACAGGAAGCCGATAGTCAGGGCATCAATTACTTGCAGCAATGCAGAATCAATCCAGAAGGTATGATTCAATTTTTTGAAATGTTGGATGAGAAACACGAAATGACTCAAATCGATAGTTTGCTTCAGTTTGTGTCTACACATCCTTCTACTCCAGATAGAATTAATGATCTGAAAGAACAGATTGAAGATAAAAAAGAAAATAACTATATCTCTTTCCAATCGAATTACGACGATTTTAAAGAGGGTGTATTACTAACAACTAATTAGATTTTTATGAATTTAGATGTTAAAGGCAAACCTGCTTTTGCCCATGTTCATGTAACGATTGAACCCGGGGAGTCGTTTGTCGCAGAATCGGATGCGATGTCAAGTATGTCTGCTCAACTTGATATGACTGCCGAACTAAACGGAGGATTTTTTAACGCCGTACTTAAAAAAATCTTTGGTGGCGAAACACTTTTTGTCAACCGTTTTACCAACAACACTTCTGAGCCGCTTACTTTAACTATTACGCAACCGACACCTGGAGATATGGAGGTGAAGGAGCTAAATGGAGAAAGTTTCTGTTTACAGCAAGGCGCTTATATCGCTTCTACACCAGATGTGAAATTGGGTGTAAAATATGCCGGTATTGGTTCTTGGATAGGCGGTGAAGGTCTATTTAAATTGATGGTATCTGGACATGGAAAAGTCATTTTTGGTGCTTTCGGTGGTTTAATCGAAAGAGAAGTAAGTGGCGAATTTATTGTCGATACAAGTCACTTGGTCGGTTACGAGCCAGGTATGAAACTGAAGCCTCAATTGTCTGGTGGTATTTTCTCTTCTCTATTTGGAGGTGAGGGGTTAGTCACAAGAGTGGAAGGTTCAGGTAAGATTTTTATTCAGACAAGAAGTTTGTCTGGGATGACATCATGGGTAAATAGAAACTTATAATCATGGCAGAACTATTGAATACATCATTAAAGACAGAGATTCAGTTGGGGCCAGGGGCATCAGCTGTTAAAATAGATTTGGAGCCTGGACAACATTTTACTGCCGAGGCAGGAGCAATGATTGCCATGAGTCCATCCATTACAATGACAACCACTACACATAAGAAAAGTGGAGGTGGTATTATGAAAGGTCTAAAAAGAATGCTGTCGGGCGAAAGCTTTTTCTTAAATCACTATTCGGCAGGAAACGAGGGCGGTACTGTATGGTTAAGTGCGACCCTAGCAGGTGATATGATGACGCATGAGTTGAGCGGAGAAGGATTAGTCGTTCAAGCAGGTTCCTACGTGGCTTCATCACCAGATATCGAAGTAGATTTTAACTGGCAGGGCTTTAAAAGTTTCTTCTCAGGAGAAAGTGCTTTTTGGTTGAATTTAAATGGTCAGGGTACTGTCATTTTCAATTCTTATGGAGCGATTTATCCGATAGAAATCGATGGTGACTATATCGTAGATACAGGACATATCGTCGCTTTTGAAGAGACACTTGACTTTGAAGTAACTAAAGCTGGACAAAGCTGGGTGAGTTCATTCCTTGGTGGAGAAGGCTTGGTGTGTAAGTTTAAAGGAAAAGGAACTGTTTGGGTACAATCGCATAACCCAAGTTCATTCGGACAAATTTTAGGACCAACATTAAGACCAAGATAGATCATGCTTACAGAAGATAAAAAAGGATTAGATTTTAGATTTGACTGTAAACCTGATTTTGGTTTTATCACAGTCAATATCCCATCGGGAGAAAAAATAAAAGTAGAAGCGTCGGCCATGGCAACGATGGATACCAACATCGAAATGCATACGAAAATGAAAGGTGGATTCGGTAGGATTTTCTCTGGAGAATCGCTTTTCATTAATGAGTTTGAGGCAAAGAACGGTGCAGGAGATATTCAAATTGCTCCAGGTGCACCAGGCGATGTGGAACATGTGTATTTAGAGAATGAATCGATTTACCTTCAGAATTCTGCTTTTGTAGCTTCGGCAATGAGTGTTGAAGTAGAAACAAAATTCCAAGGGTTAACAAAAGGCTTCTTCTCTGGCGAAAGCTTGTTCTTGATAAAATGTTCGGGAACAGGAGATCTTTGGTTCAACTCTTATGGTGGAATCATAGAAATTGATGTAGAAGACGGCTATGTAGTCGACACAGGTCACATTGTAGCATTTACAGAAGGTTTGGATTATAATATCTCAAAAGTGGGAGGTTATAAATCACTTTTCTTCTCTGGCGAAGGCTTTGTTTGCCGTTTCTCTGGAAAGGGTAAAGTGTGGATTCAAACGAGAAAGATAGGTCCATTTACAAGTTGGGTACATCCGTATCGTCCGGTGAAGAGTAAGAGTTAATCGCTCATAAATTTAATGATACAAAAAATCCATCCGAGCAATCAGATGGATTTTTTTATAAGTAGTCCACATCAAAATATCATCAAAAGTCGATCAGGTTATTGTACCACTTTCTGATCATCTACTTTATCATTTTCTTGAATCAATTGAGACCAATCTCTCAAAGGTGCATTGGGAACAATTGCTCCGATAATATTTCCTTTGATAGGATTGCCAAAGAAGTCAGTTTTCACTTCCAGTCCTCCATAATAAATTCCTTTTTCCGTTTTATCTGATTTTAATTTTGGAATCGCTTCTCCTTGATATATCAAGTTATTGTTCTTTGGCACATAGTCTTTGGCCTCAGAACCATTTTCGTTTTCGAATTCAGGTAGACCGCCTAAGGCTTTTTCATCCCAATATCCGTCAGCCAATGCATTTTCAACAGCCGAGAATTTATCTTTACCATCGGCATTGTACAGTCGGTAGATATTGTTTCTCATGATCAATTCCATTTTGTCCAATTCTTTTTGATTCATCGGACGGATGTTGGCCATCACAGAACCATCAAATCCTTTGCCTGCTTTTGCTCCTTCTTTTGCTTCTTTTGAAATCATAAAATCAAAAGCAGCATCATATGCTTCCCCATCTTTCCAACGGTGCATTGACCAACCGCTGCTTGTTTTTTCTTCTAACCAGAATAAGTTGTTCATCATCACAAGCCCTTCATTAGAAGTGGAAATATTGAATACATTCGGGTTGGTATAAGGTTTATTTCCAGCAATCGTATTGATGATGGTGTTATTATAAATGTACGTCTGATAAGGTCCCAAATACTTTTTCTTATGATTATGACCATTCACCGTCACAATCGCTCCGGGCGTCCCTACTTTTCCCCAGAACTTTTGATGAGGATCCTTAATATTTCTCCAACCATCATTTATGCTGACATTAAATCGATACGAACAATTGTAGTTGAGTCCAAGTATCTCAATAAAACCACCCGCATTATAACGACTCAGGCAATGCTGAAGCACCACGTTTTTACAGTTAAAATCGATATGCGCACCACAAGAATCGGCAATTCCTTGAGCTCCTTCGAAGACATTGTGTTCGAACAAGAAGTTCTGTAATCCCCAAGTCCACATACCGCTACCGCGACCCCATTTACGTGTGTCATTTCTATTTCCCGACTCTGTAATTCGGCTATATTTTAAATGACT includes the following:
- a CDS encoding response regulator transcription factor; this translates as MKKHIIYIVEDNPTESMLLKIALQQMNHLTVEYFSEGQALLNRFKEQPADIVVSDLIMPSMSGQEVLKKVRKLKKSTLMIVLSSQEHIEVVAQLQALGIFNYIVKGDHCLHYLKRTLEVACFLLEKEFRF
- the gldD gene encoding gliding motility lipoprotein GldD; amino-acid sequence: MRQLTYILPILFISLFFSCGSSDSTAYLPKPRGYHRLEMPDHSYQKDAFKDKAFKGYPYTFEVAKNAEIVPDESFMSEPYWIEVQYPEFKATVDISYKKLANYDSLVGYTNTSNVLTFKHNVRATAIDEYTTRTNKGYTAVLYEIEGDVPSQFQFFVTDSTEHFFRAALYFPSSTQNDSLAPVIDYVKEDMMHMLNTLEWQ
- the gldE gene encoding gliding motility-associated protein GldE gives rise to the protein MEGDLSHPVMPLLSLILQDIPWGAALVVVLLLILSGLISGSEVAFFSLTPEQIKECREGEDPVGQKVFKLLQVPQILLATILICNNFVNVAIVMISTFIAWTVADAIDVARDGAEVFISLTFIVTALVVFIGEIVPKIYATKNSISFAKSMVSFWQISIKIFNPFALLLTSMGNTMERALAKRNYNLEVSVNEFDQAVSLATDQVDDKASEMLKGIVRFGSKTVKQIMISRTDMNAIDIDIDFHELMDHINKNSFSRLPVYSDTIDSLVGILYIKDLLPYLDKNEHFEWKRIVRKDIYYVPESKKIDELLRDFQERRVHMAIIVDEYGGTTGLVTLEDIIEEIVGDINDEFDGDLVQDYISTDASFNLDGKTSLIDFERLAMLPPDYFDKVKGESDSIGGLILELLQEMPSTGKKINYKDITFTIRAVDKKRIKTVHVKFNDEEHVRRLQAEFEDENTTS
- a CDS encoding single-stranded DNA-binding protein — encoded protein: MAGVNKVILVGNLGADPEVRNLEGGNKVATLSIATSENYTDRDGNRQTQTEWHRVNLWNGLAGVAEQYLKKGSKVYIEGRLTTRSYEKDGVTRYSTDITARDMVMLDSRQDGQGAPYEAAPPQGATVSETPQAVGASEVSNDDPPF
- the mutY gene encoding A/G-specific adenine glycosylase, whose protein sequence is MDFASSLINWYESNKRDLPWRHTQDPYKIWLSEIILQQTRVQQGLPYYEKFVANFPTVKDFAEADIDKILHLWQGLGYYSRGRNMHVAANQVMDEWNGKFPDNYKDLLTLKGVGNYTAAAIASFAFREKVATVDGNVYRVLSRVFDIDEDIASGKGQKVFTEVANQLISEDKPDIFNQALMEFGAMHCTPKKPNCETCPFVQSCESRLHQNIDQRPVKLKKTKVTNQYIKYFLIEQNGKYLMKKRQEGDIWAGLFDFPQVISSEKDQKLSNGIIIENTGLDLNTNDIFFSSEPIKHLLSHRRLFIEFFHVKLQALLETQSEQHHYSWMDIDEIQSVGKPIILENYLRKNIY
- a CDS encoding DUF2062 domain-containing protein, with the protein product MDHFLKRIRLSIKHHITHRILIPLRTLLRQGMTPHLLAWSVTVGLLIGSSPMLGICTWLCILAASIFRLNQFAIQIANYAVSPIQVFMIIPYIKAGTSLFGNSAKGVTLEKIQEALDIGIIHGIKEMGILMLQGAAVWIVVSAIIALPMQRLLRIAFRKMLKNMNSSEEKRVTE
- a CDS encoding rhomboid family intramembrane serine protease, whose protein sequence is MSITLILIVLNVGISYYAFQNDSVRYKLLMDPYLVASKNQWYRFISSAFVHSSWMHLLFNMLTLYFFGESVERICMILTGNVLYGELAFLALYFGGAIIADIPSYIKHKGDINYRSLGASGAVSSVVFFMIIFAPVQDICLYFVLCLPSFILGAAFLIYSYYQSNNPNTYINHSAHLFGAIWGIAFSILLEPNSIIRFFQQIQTWITF
- a CDS encoding 30S ribosomal protein S16, whose amino-acid sequence is MAVKIRLARRGRKRKPIYNVVVADSRSPRDGRFIEKLGTFNPNTEPATINIDAVAAAEWLLKGAQPTDTARTVLSKAGAMYKKHLQVGVNKGAKTQEEADKLFDAWMSERSSAYAAELEAKKAAAEAAVKAELEAGVAARKAAEEAEKKAEAEALAAAAAAQAEKEAAEAAEASTEESGEEAAAEGEATEEESAE
- a CDS encoding M48 family metallopeptidase, which translates into the protein MPTITNKTNSTSYKAILIHPQLPTGRQQGDVRFGSQKVDIQAGDFYYAIPFAELEIEAGGASGQFIFFKSRKEKDISFYTKDKSILKDDFLISDPRFREHIKKTKFALTNLYRGAALFLSICLIIITSFYLFKDSIVKMAARNVPISWEEQMGDELFESIKKEYTFIENDSLIGVLGNELQPLINQVEAEGFNIELYLVEDASINAFALPGGKVMINSGLIKNASSWDEVAGVMAHEISHVSLRHHVRGAIDKIGFFSIVYLFLGDGSAVMATLANTMFELQTTAYSRTLEQEADSQGINYLQQCRINPEGMIQFFEMLDEKHEMTQIDSLLQFVSTHPSTPDRINDLKEQIEDKKENNYISFQSNYDDFKEGVLLTTN
- a CDS encoding TIGR00266 family protein, with translation MNLDVKGKPAFAHVHVTIEPGESFVAESDAMSSMSAQLDMTAELNGGFFNAVLKKIFGGETLFVNRFTNNTSEPLTLTITQPTPGDMEVKELNGESFCLQQGAYIASTPDVKLGVKYAGIGSWIGGEGLFKLMVSGHGKVIFGAFGGLIEREVSGEFIVDTSHLVGYEPGMKLKPQLSGGIFSSLFGGEGLVTRVEGSGKIFIQTRSLSGMTSWVNRNL
- a CDS encoding TIGR00266 family protein: MAELLNTSLKTEIQLGPGASAVKIDLEPGQHFTAEAGAMIAMSPSITMTTTTHKKSGGGIMKGLKRMLSGESFFLNHYSAGNEGGTVWLSATLAGDMMTHELSGEGLVVQAGSYVASSPDIEVDFNWQGFKSFFSGESAFWLNLNGQGTVIFNSYGAIYPIEIDGDYIVDTGHIVAFEETLDFEVTKAGQSWVSSFLGGEGLVCKFKGKGTVWVQSHNPSSFGQILGPTLRPR
- a CDS encoding TIGR00266 family protein, with protein sequence MLTEDKKGLDFRFDCKPDFGFITVNIPSGEKIKVEASAMATMDTNIEMHTKMKGGFGRIFSGESLFINEFEAKNGAGDIQIAPGAPGDVEHVYLENESIYLQNSAFVASAMSVEVETKFQGLTKGFFSGESLFLIKCSGTGDLWFNSYGGIIEIDVEDGYVVDTGHIVAFTEGLDYNISKVGGYKSLFFSGEGFVCRFSGKGKVWIQTRKIGPFTSWVHPYRPVKSKS